A region from the Candidatus Thiothrix putei genome encodes:
- the nuoI gene encoding NADH-quinone oxidoreductase subunit NuoI has product MSFNWKHYFKTFSLKELMQGMGVTGKYFFERKITIQYPEEKTPISNRFRGHHALRRYPNGEERCIACKLCEAVCPALAITIDLEERPDGTRRTTRYDIDMFKCIYCGFCEEACPVDAIVETNIFEYHFENRGENIQTKDKLLAIGDKHEAEIAKMKAADAPYR; this is encoded by the coding sequence ATGAGTTTCAACTGGAAACATTATTTCAAGACGTTCAGCCTGAAAGAATTGATGCAGGGCATGGGCGTGACGGGGAAGTATTTCTTCGAGCGTAAAATCACGATTCAGTACCCGGAAGAAAAAACGCCGATTTCTAACCGTTTTCGGGGGCATCACGCATTGCGGCGTTACCCGAATGGCGAGGAGCGTTGCATTGCCTGCAAATTGTGCGAAGCGGTTTGCCCCGCACTGGCAATCACAATTGATTTGGAAGAACGCCCGGATGGTACACGCCGTACCACGCGCTATGACATTGATATGTTTAAGTGCATTTACTGCGGTTTCTGTGAGGAAGCCTGCCCGGTGGATGCGATTGTGGAAACCAATATTTTCGAGTATCACTTTGAAAATCGTGGTGAAAATATTCAAACCAAAGACAAATTGCTGGCAATCGGTGACAAGCACGAAGCTGAGATTGCCAAGATGAAAGCCGCTGATGCGCCGTACCGTTAA
- a CDS encoding NADH-quinone oxidoreductase subunit D — MPEIRNFTLNFGPAHPAAHGVLRLVLEMDGETIVRADPHIGLLHRGTEKLAESKPYNQSIGYMDRLDYVSMMCNEHGYVLAIEKLLGITPPERALYIRTMFDEITRILNHLLWIGAHALDVGAMTMFLYAFREREDLMDAYEAVSGARLHATYYRPGGVYRDLPDSMPQFLPNRFRTEAEAKRLNANRGGSLLDFLEDFTNRFPGYVDEYETLLTDNRIWKQRLVGIGVVSPERALQLGFSGAMLRGSGVEWDLRKKQPYAAYDKMDFDIPVGTHGDSYDRYLVRIEEMRQSNRIIKQCIDWLRVNPGEVMLEDSKIAPPKRAEMKQDMEALIQHFKLMTEGYCLPEGEAYAAVEHPKGEFGCYIVSDGANKPYRLKVRAPGFAHLSGLDEMVKGHMLADVVAIIGTQDIVFGEVDR, encoded by the coding sequence CCCCGCAGCGCACGGTGTGTTGCGTCTGGTGCTGGAAATGGACGGTGAAACCATCGTCCGTGCTGACCCGCACATTGGCTTGCTGCACCGTGGCACCGAGAAGTTGGCAGAAAGCAAACCGTATAATCAAAGCATCGGTTACATGGATCGCCTCGATTACGTGTCAATGATGTGCAATGAACACGGTTACGTGCTGGCGATTGAAAAGCTGTTGGGGATTACCCCGCCAGAACGTGCGCTCTATATTCGCACCATGTTCGATGAAATTACCCGTATTCTCAACCACTTGCTGTGGATTGGCGCACACGCGCTGGACGTGGGTGCAATGACCATGTTCCTGTACGCTTTCCGCGAACGTGAAGATTTGATGGATGCGTATGAAGCGGTGTCTGGCGCACGTTTGCACGCCACGTATTACCGTCCGGGTGGTGTTTACCGTGATCTGCCGGATTCCATGCCGCAATTTTTACCGAACCGTTTCCGCACCGAAGCCGAAGCTAAGCGCCTCAACGCCAACCGTGGTGGTTCATTGCTCGACTTCTTGGAAGATTTCACCAACCGTTTCCCCGGTTATGTGGATGAGTACGAAACCTTACTGACCGATAATCGCATCTGGAAACAACGTCTGGTCGGGATTGGCGTGGTGTCACCGGAGCGTGCGCTGCAACTCGGTTTTAGTGGGGCAATGCTACGCGGTTCGGGCGTGGAATGGGATTTACGCAAGAAGCAACCGTATGCGGCTTACGACAAGATGGATTTCGATATTCCGGTGGGAACGCATGGCGACAGTTATGACCGCTATTTAGTGCGAATCGAAGAGATGCGCCAATCCAATCGTATTATCAAGCAATGCATTGACTGGTTGCGTGTGAATCCCGGTGAAGTAATGCTGGAAGACAGCAAAATCGCGCCGCCGAAACGCGCTGAAATGAAGCAGGATATGGAAGCCTTGATTCAGCACTTCAAGCTGATGACCGAAGGCTATTGCTTACCAGAAGGCGAAGCGTATGCAGCGGTGGAACACCCTAAAGGTGAATTTGGCTGCTACATCGTCTCGGATGGTGCGAATAAACCGTACCGCTTAAAAGTACGTGCGCCGGGATTTGCACATTTATCCGGCTTGGATGAAATGGTGAAAGGCCACATGTTGGCTGACGTGGTGGCGATTATCGGCACCCAAGATATTGTTTTCGGGGAGGTTGACCGTTGA
- a CDS encoding NADH-quinone oxidoreductase subunit J, translating to MTFEQIIFYLFSAVLVAAAVGMVTVRSPVYAALCLILSFFTSAALWLLLEAEFLGLVLVLVYVGAVMVLFLFVIMMLDLNTDPLKEGLVKHAPVGFVVAAVIAVEMILVLQSAPFQIATPLNPAPANNTEALGAILYTDYVYPFEIAAVILVVAIIAAITLTLRRRPDSRKQDISQQVQVKRADRVRLVKMKAETKEQA from the coding sequence ATGACATTTGAGCAGATTATCTTTTACCTGTTTTCCGCTGTATTAGTGGCAGCGGCAGTGGGGATGGTGACGGTACGCAGCCCAGTGTATGCGGCGTTGTGCCTGATTTTGAGCTTTTTCACCAGTGCCGCATTGTGGTTGCTGTTGGAAGCGGAATTCCTCGGCTTGGTGCTGGTATTGGTGTACGTCGGGGCGGTGATGGTGCTGTTTTTGTTCGTGATTATGATGCTGGACTTGAACACCGATCCATTGAAAGAGGGGCTAGTGAAACACGCACCTGTTGGCTTTGTGGTGGCAGCGGTGATTGCGGTGGAAATGATTCTGGTGCTGCAAAGTGCGCCGTTTCAGATTGCGACACCGTTGAATCCGGCTCCGGCGAATAATACCGAAGCGTTGGGCGCGATTTTGTATACGGATTATGTGTATCCGTTTGAAATTGCGGCGGTGATTCTGGTGGTGGCGATTATTGCCGCGATTACCTTGACGCTACGTCGTCGCCCGGATTCGCGTAAACAAGATATTAGCCAACAGGTGCAGGTGAAGCGGGCAGACCGTGTACGTCTGGTGAAGATGAAAGCCGAAACCAAGGAGCAAGCATGA
- the nuoE gene encoding NADH-quinone oxidoreductase subunit NuoE — protein MTEHPITMLKRKSDLLSHHEREDIDSWLARYPADKKQSALLAALRAVMHEDHYLSREKMDAVADYLGLPEIAVYEVASFYSMYEMDAKAAAKYSISVCTNVSCMLCGSDVILDHIEKKLGIKLGESTPDGKFFLKVEEECLAACSSAPMMQVNHVYHTHLTPEKVDEILDGLE, from the coding sequence ATGACTGAACATCCCATTACGATGCTCAAGCGCAAAAGCGACTTGCTCAGCCATCACGAGCGTGAAGACATTGATAGTTGGTTAGCACGTTATCCGGCGGATAAAAAGCAATCGGCATTGCTGGCAGCGTTACGCGCGGTGATGCACGAAGACCATTATTTATCCCGCGAAAAAATGGATGCGGTGGCAGATTATTTAGGCTTGCCCGAAATTGCGGTGTATGAAGTTGCCAGCTTTTACTCCATGTATGAAATGGATGCGAAAGCGGCGGCGAAGTACAGCATTTCGGTTTGCACCAATGTCTCCTGCATGTTGTGCGGTTCGGATGTGATTCTCGATCATATTGAGAAAAAGCTGGGTATTAAGCTGGGCGAATCCACGCCAGATGGTAAATTCTTCCTCAAAGTCGAAGAAGAGTGCCTCGCCGCTTGCAGCAGTGCGCCAATGATGCAGGTCAACCACGTATACCACACCCATCTCACCCCTGAAAAAGTGGATGAGATTTTGGACGGACTGGAGTAA
- the nuoG gene encoding NADH-quinone oxidoreductase subunit NuoG, producing MAEEFVTIEINDQPVQARKGAMLIEVADNNGISIPRFCYHKKLSIAANCRMCLVEMEKSWKPVPACATPVNAGMKFWTRSDKAKNAQKGIMEFLLINHPLDCPICDQGGECELQDVSVGYGSNKSQYAEIKRVVQDKDIGPLIETEMTRCIQCTRCVRFGDEIAGMREMGGVGRGDRLEIGTYIEKSLQSELSGNVIDLCPVGALTAKPSRYKARAWEIVAHDAIAPHDSVGSHLQVHTFRKEVVRAVPRENDAINECWISDRDRFSYQGIASADRITKPMLKRDGHWYEVSWQQALDATAEILRAADPARTGALASATSTVEELYLFQRLMRGLNIRNIDHRVRQTDFSDQSAAPLCPSLGMPIAQLEQQNAVFLIGSNVRQEQPLLNHRIRKAALKGAAVMALNPRAFDFNYDVAQQAVAPADMLQALQAMANDPDNAVMATLKNAEHAAVLLGNVAVQHPDFAALRGLAYTIAEQTGATFGYLAESANTVGAWVAGVVPHRLSAGRELKQAGVPVGEFLSENTRTFVLLNTELADFANPQQAMKALSAAENVIVIAPFADNTTRKYATVLLPSSTFAETSGTFINAAGQWQSFKGATVPPGEARPTWKVLRVLGNTAGVPEFDWVATEEIVAELHLELDGVAVCNNRYAGTVGRDAKSCVSTTADGAFQRIGDVQMYRVDPLVRRAKALQAMIPPAAVQLNPQDAANMGVAAGDTLKVSQGAVTITLPAQLDAGIPAGCAGLQSGIEVSNVLGAAFGALQIAKAG from the coding sequence ATGGCAGAAGAATTCGTCACCATCGAAATTAACGACCAGCCGGTTCAGGCTCGCAAAGGTGCGATGCTGATTGAAGTGGCTGATAATAATGGGATTTCCATTCCACGTTTTTGCTACCACAAAAAGCTCTCGATTGCCGCTAACTGCCGCATGTGTTTGGTGGAAATGGAAAAGTCGTGGAAACCGGTTCCCGCTTGCGCCACGCCCGTGAATGCAGGCATGAAATTCTGGACGCGCTCAGACAAAGCCAAAAACGCGCAGAAAGGCATTATGGAATTCCTGCTGATTAACCATCCGCTGGATTGCCCGATTTGCGACCAAGGTGGCGAATGCGAATTGCAGGATGTCTCAGTCGGTTACGGTAGCAATAAATCGCAATACGCCGAAATCAAGCGCGTGGTGCAAGACAAAGACATTGGCCCGTTAATCGAAACCGAAATGACCCGCTGCATTCAATGCACCCGCTGTGTGCGCTTCGGTGACGAAATTGCCGGAATGCGCGAAATGGGCGGGGTAGGGCGCGGTGATCGGCTCGAAATCGGCACGTATATTGAGAAATCGCTCCAATCGGAACTCTCCGGCAATGTGATTGACCTCTGCCCTGTGGGTGCGCTGACCGCGAAACCGTCACGCTACAAAGCACGGGCGTGGGAAATAGTGGCGCATGATGCGATTGCCCCGCACGATTCGGTGGGTTCACACCTTCAGGTACACACTTTCCGCAAAGAAGTGGTGCGGGCAGTACCGCGTGAAAATGACGCGATTAACGAATGCTGGATTTCCGACCGTGACCGTTTCAGCTATCAAGGCATTGCCAGTGCTGACCGTATTACCAAGCCGATGCTCAAGCGTGACGGGCATTGGTATGAAGTGAGCTGGCAACAGGCGTTAGATGCGACCGCAGAAATTTTGCGGGCGGCTGACCCAGCGCGTACCGGTGCATTGGCAAGCGCGACTTCCACTGTGGAAGAGTTGTATTTGTTCCAGCGTTTAATGCGCGGTTTGAACATTCGCAATATTGACCACCGTGTGCGCCAGACTGATTTCAGCGACCAAAGTGCTGCACCGCTTTGCCCATCGTTGGGTATGCCCATCGCGCAATTGGAACAGCAAAATGCGGTATTCCTGATCGGCTCTAATGTGCGCCAAGAACAGCCGTTGCTGAATCACCGCATCCGCAAAGCGGCACTCAAAGGCGCGGCGGTGATGGCGTTGAATCCGCGAGCCTTCGATTTCAACTACGACGTGGCGCAACAGGCGGTTGCTCCGGCAGATATGCTGCAAGCTTTACAAGCGATGGCGAATGACCCCGATAATGCGGTGATGGCAACGCTTAAAAATGCGGAACACGCGGCGGTATTGCTGGGCAATGTTGCCGTTCAGCATCCCGATTTTGCGGCGTTACGCGGCTTGGCTTACACGATTGCGGAACAAACGGGCGCAACCTTTGGCTATTTGGCGGAAAGTGCTAATACCGTGGGTGCGTGGGTAGCAGGTGTTGTGCCGCACCGTTTATCGGCGGGACGTGAACTCAAACAAGCGGGTGTGCCGGTTGGTGAGTTCCTCAGTGAAAATACCCGCACGTTTGTCTTGCTGAATACCGAGTTGGCAGATTTCGCGAATCCGCAACAAGCAATGAAAGCTTTGAGTGCGGCGGAAAACGTGATTGTGATTGCGCCGTTTGCGGATAATACGACGCGCAAATACGCGACAGTGTTATTGCCCAGTTCGACGTTTGCGGAAACTTCCGGTACGTTCATTAATGCAGCGGGACAGTGGCAAAGCTTTAAGGGCGCGACTGTGCCACCGGGTGAAGCACGTCCTACTTGGAAAGTGCTGCGGGTGTTGGGTAATACGGCAGGTGTGCCTGAATTTGATTGGGTTGCCACCGAAGAAATTGTTGCCGAGTTGCACCTTGAACTCGACGGTGTAGCGGTTTGTAACAACCGTTATGCTGGCACTGTAGGTAGAGACGCAAAATCTTGCGTCTCTACAACGGCAGATGGGGCGTTTCAGCGTATTGGCGATGTGCAAATGTATCGCGTTGATCCGCTGGTGCGCCGTGCGAAAGCCTTGCAGGCGATGATTCCTCCGGCGGCGGTGCAGTTGAATCCGCAAGATGCGGCGAATATGGGTGTCGCGGCTGGCGATACGCTTAAGGTGTCGCAAGGTGCGGTGACGATCACGTTGCCAGCACAACTGGACGCGGGGATTCCAGCAGGTTGCGCCGGTTTGCAGTCGGGCATTGAAGTATCCAACGTGTTGGGCGCGGCTTTCGGTGCGCTTCAAATAGCAAAGGCAGGTTAG
- the nuoH gene encoding NADH-quinone oxidoreductase subunit NuoH, with amino-acid sequence MMEILANFFGAFLPEWMVTLLIILIKVVAIVLPLILLVAYATYAERKIIGFMQVRVGPNRVGFKGLLQPFADMFKLIFKEIVIPARSNRFLFLIAPLLAMGPAFAAWAVIPFSDGMVLADVNAGLLFLLALTSLGIYGVIIAGWASNSKYAQLSAMRIGAQMVSYEIAMGFALVGVLMASGSLNLGDIVRAQSGSIFSWFVWPLFGLFLVYFISGVAETNRAPFDVAEGESEIVAGFHVEYSGMAFSIFFLAEYANMWLIAALTSLMFLGGWLSPFQGLTFLTDMPVLGRVFGDGIHWLLLKASFFMLLFFWFRATFPRYRYDQIMRLGWKILIPITLVWIFAEGLAIALGWKPWL; translated from the coding sequence ATGATGGAAATACTCGCAAATTTCTTCGGTGCCTTCCTCCCTGAGTGGATGGTGACGCTGCTAATCATTTTGATCAAAGTGGTGGCAATTGTGTTGCCGCTGATCCTATTAGTGGCTTACGCGACTTACGCAGAACGCAAGATCATCGGTTTCATGCAGGTGCGCGTCGGACCGAACCGGGTTGGGTTCAAAGGCTTGTTGCAGCCGTTTGCGGATATGTTCAAGCTGATTTTTAAGGAAATTGTTATTCCTGCGAGGTCTAACCGTTTCTTATTTTTGATCGCACCTTTGTTGGCAATGGGGCCTGCGTTTGCAGCTTGGGCGGTGATTCCGTTCAGTGACGGCATGGTGTTGGCGGATGTGAATGCGGGGTTGTTGTTCCTGTTGGCACTGACTTCCTTGGGGATTTACGGGGTCATTATTGCGGGTTGGGCATCGAATTCTAAGTATGCGCAACTGAGTGCGATGCGTATTGGGGCGCAAATGGTGTCGTATGAAATTGCAATGGGGTTCGCACTGGTTGGGGTGTTGATGGCATCCGGCAGTTTGAATCTTGGCGATATTGTGCGGGCGCAATCGGGCAGCATTTTTAGCTGGTTTGTGTGGCCTTTATTTGGCTTGTTCTTGGTGTATTTTATTTCGGGTGTGGCAGAAACCAACCGTGCGCCGTTTGACGTGGCGGAAGGCGAATCCGAGATCGTGGCGGGTTTCCATGTGGAATATTCCGGCATGGCGTTCTCGATTTTCTTCCTCGCGGAATACGCCAATATGTGGCTGATTGCCGCACTGACTTCGTTGATGTTCTTGGGTGGGTGGTTGTCACCGTTCCAAGGGCTGACTTTCTTGACGGATATGCCGGTATTGGGCAGGGTGTTTGGTGATGGTATCCATTGGTTACTATTGAAAGCCTCGTTCTTTATGCTGCTGTTCTTTTGGTTTCGCGCCACGTTCCCGCGTTACCGTTATGACCAAATCATGCGCTTGGGGTGGAAAATTCTGATCCCGATCACCTTGGTGTGGATTTTTGCGGAAGGGCTGGCGATTGCGCTGGGCTGGAAACCGTGGCTGTAA
- the nuoF gene encoding NADH-quinone oxidoreductase subunit NuoF: MANQVCFITTQFGDQAHTLESYLKVGGYQAWRKILAEKTPAEEIIDTIKDSGLRGRGGAGFPTGMKWSFMPRTMPGQKYIVCNSDESEPGTCKDRDILRFNPHALVEGMAIAGYSIGATVGYNYMRGEFMDEPFIHFEQAVKEAYELGLLGKNIQGSGVDFDLYGTLGAGAYVCGEETALLESLEGKKGQPRFKPPFPASFGLYGRPTTINNTETLSSIPVIMRNGGKWFADLGVKNSGGEKLFSMSGHLNNPGNFEIPMGMPFPELLALAGGVRNGRKLKAVIPGGSSVPVLPGDVMMGLTMDYDTIAKAGSYLGSGAVIVMDDTTDMVKVLQRISRFYFSESCGQCTPCREGTGWLYRMLTRIVEGKGKMEDVTRLEEISHNIEGRSICALGEAAAMPVWSFVKHFREEFEYYVKHGRSMVGQG, from the coding sequence ATGGCAAATCAAGTCTGTTTCATCACGACCCAATTTGGCGACCAAGCCCACACGCTGGAAAGCTACCTCAAAGTAGGCGGTTATCAGGCATGGCGTAAAATTCTGGCTGAAAAAACACCTGCTGAAGAAATCATTGATACGATCAAAGACTCCGGTTTACGCGGGCGCGGCGGTGCGGGTTTCCCCACCGGCATGAAGTGGAGCTTTATGCCGCGTACTATGCCGGGGCAAAAATACATCGTGTGCAACTCGGATGAATCCGAACCGGGAACCTGCAAAGACCGCGACATCTTGCGTTTCAACCCGCACGCGCTGGTAGAAGGCATGGCGATTGCGGGTTACAGCATTGGCGCAACCGTGGGCTATAACTACATGCGCGGCGAGTTTATGGATGAACCGTTCATCCATTTCGAGCAGGCAGTGAAAGAAGCCTACGAACTCGGTTTGCTGGGCAAAAATATTCAAGGCAGTGGCGTTGATTTTGATCTGTACGGTACGCTCGGTGCGGGTGCGTATGTGTGCGGCGAAGAAACCGCTTTGCTGGAATCGCTGGAAGGCAAAAAAGGTCAGCCACGTTTTAAGCCGCCATTCCCCGCGAGTTTCGGTTTGTACGGTCGCCCGACCACGATTAATAATACCGAAACGCTCTCGTCCATTCCGGTGATTATGCGCAATGGCGGCAAGTGGTTCGCTGATCTGGGTGTGAAAAACTCCGGCGGCGAAAAGCTGTTTTCCATGTCAGGGCATTTGAATAATCCCGGCAATTTCGAGATTCCGATGGGGATGCCGTTCCCTGAACTGCTGGCGTTAGCTGGCGGGGTGCGCAACGGACGCAAGCTGAAAGCAGTGATTCCGGGTGGTTCGTCCGTTCCGGTGTTGCCGGGTGATGTCATGATGGGCTTGACGATGGACTATGACACCATTGCCAAAGCCGGTTCATACCTTGGTTCGGGCGCGGTCATTGTGATGGACGACACCACCGATATGGTCAAAGTGTTGCAACGTATTTCCCGCTTTTACTTCTCCGAATCCTGCGGGCAATGCACGCCATGTCGTGAAGGCACAGGTTGGTTATACCGTATGTTGACCCGCATTGTGGAAGGCAAGGGCAAGATGGAAGACGTTACGCGGCTCGAAGAGATTTCCCACAATATCGAAGGTCGTTCCATTTGCGCCTTGGGTGAAGCGGCAGCGATGCCGGTGTGGAGTTTCGTTAAGCACTTCCGTGAGGAATTTGAGTACTACGTCAAGCACGGTCGTAGCATGGTGGGACAGGGGTAA